Proteins from a genomic interval of Sceloporus undulatus isolate JIND9_A2432 ecotype Alabama unplaced genomic scaffold, SceUnd_v1.1 scaffold_4757, whole genome shotgun sequence:
- the LOC121918123 gene encoding zinc finger protein 665-like, with amino-acid sequence MALVSWKRPHGVKKHFRYDISVKGFGSKLYHVNHQEAHTVKKPHKCWKCGKCFAYNSILLAHLKVHRDFVSHWINHTGEKPYKCHQCGKCFVYRSALVSHQRVHTGEKPYTCQQCGNGFGHKSSLVRHQVVHTGDKPYTCQQCGNSFGHKSYLVKHQRVHTGEKPYMCQQCGNRFSWQSALVSHQRLHTGEKPYTCQQCGKGFAQKPNLVYHQQMHTGEKLFTCQQCGKCFPHKSALVRHQVVHTEEKPYTCQQCGKGFGHKSYLVKHQRVHTGEKPYTCQQCGNRFSWPSALVSHQRVHTGEKPYACQQCGKGFAYRSDLVKHQRVHTGEKPYICQECGKDFAYKSALGKHQRMHTGEKP; translated from the coding sequence ATGGCACTTGTGTCTTGGAAGAGGCCCCACGGTGTAAAGAAACACTTTAGGTATGACATTTCTGTGAAAGGTTTTGGTTCTAAATTGTACCATGTGAACCACCAAGAAGCACACACAGTaaagaaaccacacaaatgctggaagtgtgggaaatgctttgcatACAATTCAATACTTTTGGCACATTTGAAAGTACACAGAGACTTTGTGAGCCACTGGATaaaccacacaggagagaaaccgtacaaatgccatcagtgtgggaaatgttttgtttacAGGTCAGCCCTTGTGtcccatcagagagtccacacaggagagaaaccatatacatgccagcagtgtgggaatggTTTTGGTCACAAGTCATCTCTTGTAAGACACCAGGTAGTCCACACAGGAGataaaccatacacatgccagcagtgtgggaataGTTTTGGTCACAAGTCATATCTTGTGAAGCATCAGAgagtgcacacaggagagaaaccatacatgtgccagcagtgtgggaatagattttcttggcaatcagCCCTTGTTTCCCATCAGAGactgcacacaggagagaaaccatacacatgccagcagtgtgggaaaggttttgctcagAAGCCAAACCTGGTTTACCATCAGCAaatgcacacaggagagaaactattcacatgccagcagtgtgggaaatgctttcctCACAAGTCAGCTCTTGTGAGACACCAGGTagtccacacagaagagaaaccatacacatgccagcagtgtgggaaaggttttggtCACAAATCATATCTTGTGAAGCATCAGAgagtgcacacaggagagaaaccatacacatgccagcagtgcgGGAATAGATTTTCTTGGCCATCAGCCCTTGTGTCCCATCAAAgagtgcacacaggagagaaaccatatgcatgccagcagtgtgggaaaggttttgcttacAGGTCAGATCTTGTGAAGCATCAGAgagtgcacacaggagagaaaccatacatatgccaggagtgtggcaaagattttgcttacaagtcagcaCTTGGGAAGCATCAGAGaatgcacacaggagagaaaccataa